CACGATAGGCATCGTATCTTTGATGGTCTGCGGCTGGTGGTCTTCATTCTGCCGATAGAATAGCTGGGTCTTACTCGCGACGAATTCTTGCTTCTGGAACAGATAATAGACAGTATGCTGAATTGTTGCCGCGAAGCTGACGCGACTCTGATCGATGGGCACGTCGGTGACGTTGTCCGGTATGCCCAGGAGTTTAGAAAGCAGAGCGACAACACCGTCGTCGTTGTCGTTCACAATCAACTCGTCCGGTTCTGGTGCCTCAACGACAGCTCCTCGTCGAACCATGGCGAGGCTGCAACTGGCCACACCTGGTCGAGGCGCAGGCTTGGCGACTAGCACCTCCTCACCGGTATAGTGGTAGATCACCGCGTACCAGGCAACACGATCCTGAATTGCCCCTTCAGGCACTAGGAAGGTCGATCGCCCCATACAATACTCGATGATCTCGGACAACGCCGACTTTCCAGTTGATGAGCGCCCTGTGATGATGTTCAGACCAGCATGGAACATGAGGTCGCGACGTCGCCCATCGCCACTGTAAAGGTGGATCGATTTGATCCTCATGGACGGACTCCCAACGTCGCATATATAGTGCTTCGATCGCCGATACGGGCGAACTCTTTGCCAAGGAAGGCGGCTGCCCTCTGGCACTCGATCGACTCCTCGGTACCCGTAAGCTTCTTGCGGACACCTTGAGTGATCCGGAGATGACCACTGTCATTCACTGCAAGCACGCCGGACTGCATCAAGAGGCCGAACCCCTCGAAAGTAAATGGTAGTATATCAGTGCAGCGTCTGGCCAGCCCGATCTGCAATTCCGGATGCTCGGCGATTATTTTAAGAAAATAGCTCCTATTATACGCTCTTAATACATCGCTTGTCTGTCGATGAAGACAGAGGGGCAGGACAAGGAGAGACAAGGAGAAGGGCATACCCTTGTCGTTGCTTTCTTGAAATGACGTAATAGCTCGCGAAAGCACTAGACCGCAGAAGGCGGGGTTGAAGAGATTGCGGATTTCAACCGGGCGCTCGTTCCAGGGCTTCAAGCGGTGACCTCTAACATGCTGGCGAGGCGTTGGAGGAACCTCGGATGCCAATGCACCCGCGGGCTTGGTTCAACGTTGGCGAGCATGTGGAACGTCCCTCTCACGACATAGAGCTCGGTGACGCGCTCTCTGATCCGTAAGTAACCTGTTTGCGTCTGTGCCCACTCGTACAGCTTCCGCCCGGCCAATTGACACAGCTCCTCGGCGCTCTCTTCGTCGAGCAGTTCACATGCGATCTCGCGAAATCTGTCCCATTCCTCTACAATACGGTCCTCGTAGTCTTCGATTTCGTTTGACACAAGAAGGCTCTCACGAGCCCAGTTCGATCGCTGCTGGAACGCACGATAGTAGTCGACAATAGCGTGACGGATTCGGCCCTCGGAGAGACCTAGCACGCGCAGCTGCTCTACGAAGGTTCTAGGGTCAGAAGCGGTGTCGATGGTCTCAGGCTTCTTTCCCCGAAAATCGATGGGTAAGTTGTCCGATTTATAGGCGTCGTTGATTGCGCTCAATTTATCGGAGACATCAGCGATGCGGATCGGGTCTCGTCCTCCACCGACGAGATGGTTCGTCACGACGTTCACCCACCACCCTTCGAGGCGCTCAAAAACAGCTTGGCGATTACGACGGTCCACCGCACGTAATCGCTGCTCGATCATTGCCGGAAGCTGATCGATGCGAGCCGTCTCCTGCACGATGGTGATACGGCCATAGAAATCGCGCCGCTGTGCTTCAGTTAGGACATCCAGTTCGACGGCGATTTTCGTAATTAGATCCGACTTGCTGAGGGTAAGGGTCTCGGCGGCCTTCTCAGCGCGAACCGCGTCGTCTTGGCCGTGACCGAGGAACAGGGCGAGGAACGAGTTGACTGGCACGCTCGCCGTGGTGACCAGGATGAAGCGTACGTCGGGGCCAGATCCATACCCGGAATCCGCGTAGAGCACGAGCCATATTCGAACCGACTTCCAGAAGTCCGCAGACAGATCCGTTAACCTGTCGCCTTCGGCCTTATGCTTCAGGGACGACGATGCGATAGACCCATCCGCCGACACATATTCAACATCATCGTTGCGCTCAATGAATAACTGGCCGCTATCTGGAAGGTCTAAAACCTTTAGAAGAGAGTAGCGATATTGGAAAAAATAGCCCAAGCCCTGAGGAGCAGCCGAGAACGGTGACGTGGACATCACGCTGCTCGATCGGAGGCTTTGACGTCAAGGGCGAGCAATGGAACATACCCTTTCGAAACGAACAACCAAACCACACATCGAGTGTATTCGATGATTGCAGCCGATGCCAGACCGATCATCGGCACTTCGCATCAATCGCTCTGACGAAACAGATCGCAATCGCCATGTCCCCGAAATCGGCATCCTTCGGTGCGATATGACGCCAAGTGGCTTGACCAAGGTGGGCGCGAAGCCGCGAGTCCGCTGTCTGGCTAACGCTTGAGACCCGCTGATGGCGGGACACCGACACCCGGTCTCCAGCTCGCTCACAGTTGTGTTCGAATACCTGCTGTTATCCAGGCGCAGCGGCTCATGAAACCTGAAATGGCATAGTTTCGTATGCCGCTTGTTTGGCTGTGCGGCACCCCCTGACGACGGTTTAGTCAAATGACGGCAGATAATATCATTGTAAAATTATACTACCGCTGCCTGTATACACTTGATGATCCTTGCGTATACATGTGTATCGCTGAAGCGCAGCTATAGATTGGGAATTTTTTCTATTTCTCTTTTCATTGCTTGAATGTCATACTCGCCATAACCATCACCGACAGAGCGATGCGCGTGTCCGGTGATGGCGTCGGTCACGTCACCGGCGAGACCGTGATTCCGAGCCAAAGTCTTGAAACGGTGCCGCCACGAGTGATTCGGGGCAAGGCGCTGATCGGTCAGGCCGAGCCCGCGCACCCATCGACCGAGGATCTTGGTGCCGTTGCCGCCGCGCTTGCCGAACTTGTCCGGTGGCAGATCAGGGAACAGCGGCCCAGCCTTCTGTCGGCGTACAAAGTCGAGGAAGCCAGCCATGATGAGCGCGGAGTGCAGGGGCACCGTCCGCTCCGAACCGATATTCTTCAGCGACCCAGCTTCGGCATCGAAGTGCATCACGGGGATCCCGTCGACCTCGCTGATATCCTGAACGCGCAGTTGACAAACCTCCGACAGCCGCGCACCGGAGTAGGCGCAGACGAGTGGCACCCATCGCTTAACCGGATCGCTCTCGGCAGCAGCCGCCTGCAAGATCTGGGCGGCCTCAGCGTCCTTAAAGCCGCGCTTGCCCTGTCCCGGCTTCTGTTTGACGCTGATCGTGATTCGTTCGGCAGCGTTCTCAGTGAGTCGGCGGTTGTCGACGCCCCACCGCAGGATCGCCCGAACGGGCGCCAAACGACTCTCGCGGATGGTTTTTGCGGCAAGGCCGGACGCGACGAGGCTGTTCTTCCAAGCGATCAGATCCTCGCTCGTGACCCGGGCTGCGTCGCGATGTCCGAGGAACTCGGCAAGCTGCACTATGACGCGCTTCCAATCGTAAAGCGTCTTCTCGGCCGGCTTGCGCTCTGCGGCCCAGCCTTTCACGAGCTCATCGAACTCGACCTTCGACGGCGAGGCCTTGGTGATCGGCACAGAAGCTGCAAAGCGGGGTCGCACAAGCGGTGCTTCGTCACCCACATCGCCAAGCGCGAATCGCTCCAGAGTCAGGCTGGCGCGCTGGAGTGACGCCCCGACCGCCTTGGCGAGGGTGCGGCGACCGTCCTTGTCGACGACCAAGCCCTTCGCTTCGATGAGTTGATCGGCCTGCTCGAAGCAGAGCACCTCCATCCCGTCCTCACCGCGGTCGGCGTACTCGCCGTGGAGCACCTGATGGATCAGGTCCGGCCGACCCCACAGGCCGGCCCTCCTGTTCCGCCACAGGCGCTCGAAGAGATCGGTCCGCCACGGGTTGCGGCTCGGATTGTCGCGGTGGAGGGCCACCCAGTCGTCGCAAACAGGGGAGGCGAGTTCGTGGGCCTCTCGCTCGCTTAACGCCTTCGGGCCGGCCTCAAGCGCGGCCAGCCATTCCTCGATTTCGCGGATCGCCTCGGGGTGCAGCCGGCGGGCTTCGTCGGGGTCCTTCGTCCCGAGGCTGACCATCACGGTCCACTTGCCGACCAGCGGGCGCAGGTGGGCCGGCACGCCCTTGCGAGCGTAGTAGACGCCGTTGTGGTGCTTCCAGGGACGGGCCATCGGCAGGGGCATTTGTACCACCCGTTTGTACCAAGCGGGCCGTACGAAACCGTTGCGGGACAGCAACTTACCGGAATGATTGAGCTTTTAGCAAGCCTGGCGGAGAGGGAGGGATTCGAACCCCCGATGGACTTGCGCCCATGCCGCATTTCGAGTGCGGTGCATTCAACCGCTCTGCCACCTCTCCGCGGCGCGCCGTCGCCAGCGCAGGCGGGGCTTTAGCACGGGCTCTCGCGAAACCACAAGCGGGGTCCGACGAGAAATCGCACCGCCCTGCGCGGGTCGTCGGTCGCGGGGCGTCACGCGACGGAGCGGCTGCCCGCGAGGCTGATGCGGCGCGGGCCGGCGTGGCGGGCCTCCGGCGCCCGCGGCGCGGCGCGGGACTGGGCGTACAGGACCGCTCCGGCGGTTCCGGCCACCCGCACCAGGTCGGTCTCGGTGCAGGCCGAGGCGACGCGCAGGCCGAGCGCGTGGAGGTGGCTCTTGCCATAGAGGTAGGTCGCCAGGCGGGCACGGGTGGCCGACGGGATGTCGGAGAGGACGGTCTCCACCATCTCGGCGTCGCCGCGGTAGAGCGTGCCGAGCACGTCGAGGGAGACGGGGCAGTCGTCGGGGGAGGGCGAGCGGGCCTGCGGCGCGGGCATGAGGGTCCTCGAAGGGTCTGGATTGCCCCGAGGGTCGCGCGGCGTGCTTAACAACAGATTAAGCGCAGGCAGGAAATCGCCGGGATCCAAGTCGTCCCGAGACCTGATGCGTCCGGGCCACTGTCCTGCGCCGCGCCGAATCCGGGGCGGCCCCGGCGGTTCCACCGCGGGCGCAATGAAACGGACGGGAGAGCGGGGTGAAACCTGCGACATCGCCCCGCGGGAGACTGCGGGCTGCTCGAAACCGCCCGCAGGGAACCCCGAATACTCTCCCGCGTTGTCACGCCCCGCATTCGTCGGGCGCGGTCACGGATGCTTGTGGATCGGGTCGACCCAGTAGACCGCCTCGGGCCGCTCGACGGGCTCGATATCGGTGATGTTGACCACCACCGCCTCGTTGTCGGAGCGCACCAGCACGCATTCCAGCGCCTCGTCCGGCGAAGCGTTGATCTCCTGGTGCGGCACGAAGGGAGGAACGTAGATGAAGTCGCCCGGACCCGCCTCGGCGACGAATTCCAGTCGCTCGCCCCAGCGCATCCGGGCGCGGCCGCGCACCACGTAGATCACGCTCTCGAGCGCCCCGTGATGGTGCACGCCGGTCTTGGCGTCGGGCTCGATCGCCACGGTGCCGGCCCAGATCTTCTGCGCCCCGACCCGGGCGTGGTTGATCGCCGCTTGGCGGAACATGCCGGGGGTCTGCGCGGTATTCGGATCGAGCTTGTCGCCGGTGATCACCCGGACGCCGTCGTGCTTCCAGCGCGGCGCGTCGTGGGAGTGGTCGTGGGCGTCAGGGTCGTGATCGTGGGGATGGGCGTGGTCGTGCGGCTCGTCCGGCATCGGCACTCTCCGGGTAGGATCCAGGCCCGCATCCTGCGCCACGGCGTGCGCGTGCGCCAGACCGATCACGACCGATCCGTTTGTTTTATCGAACGCTTTGCGATCGCGCCCGAGCCGTCAGCGCCGAACCGAACCGCGAAGCATGCTTTCTCCTCCGGTCAAGCTCGAGACGGGAAGCTTCTTGTCTTTCAAACTGTTCTATAAAAAGAACATTCTCGTTGACAGTCGGGCGCGGTCGGCCGATGTTGCTCCGGCATCCGGGGCCGGTCGACGGCCTCGACGCCGCGGAGACTTGAGGCTGATTGCGCCGCGAGACCAAACGCCAAAGCACCCCGGCGCCCGCGCGGCGCCGATGGCCCACCCGGAGACACGGAGACTGACAGCGATGCTGCGTTGCCGCATGCCCTGCGCCGGCTGCCCCGTCCCGGCCGCCATCCGTCGCGCGCCCTGTCGCCGCGGCGGCCGCCGCGCCTGACGCGCGCCGTCCGCCCGGGCCGCAGAGACCGGCCCGACTTTTGCTAGCCCATTCCATGACGTGATCGTCGCGTCGCCCCGTGCGGCGACAGCGACCGGAGACATTCGCCCATGCAGCCCGCCCGCATCGTCGAGGTCGGCGAGACCTCCGCCGGCATCGTCGTTCCCGAGACCGACGGCTTCCGCTTCTTCTCCGCCCACCCGGACTTCCACACCCTGGAGGGCCAGGTGTTCCGCAGCCCGCGCCACGCGACCCGGGCGGCGCAGGACCTGCACGCCCGCCGCCGCGGCCGCCGCCTCGCCTCCTGAGCGCAGGAAGCGATCGCACCGCCGCAGATCGCACGAGAGATCGACAGGGCAGGGGCCGTCCCGGTGCGGGGCGGCCCCTTTCTCGTCTCAGCGGTTGCGGGCCAGCAGCAGGATCCAGCCGATCCCGATCGTGAGCACCAGGATGCCGATCGTGGCGAAGGCCGGGGTGCCGTGCTCCATCAGCCGCGGCGCGAGCTGGGTCGCGAAGGCCGCGACCACGAGGCCGACCGCGACCCGGGCCGCCGCGCGCTCGATGCCGCGGGTCAGCTTGTCCATGCCCTTGAGCTCGATCTCCACCGTGACCCGGCCCTGCTTGAGGCGCACCAGCATCAGGTGGATCAGCGTCGGCAGCTCCGAGGCGGCGCCGTAGAGGCCGGTCGCCAGGCCCTGGAACCGGCCCTTCAGGTCCTTGACCGAGAACTGCGCCCGCATGTGGCGGCTGACCGTCGGGCCGGCGGCCGCGAACAGGTCGAAGGCCGGGTCGAGCTGGCGCATCACGCCGTCGGCCGTGACGAGGCCCTTGAACAGGATCGCGAGGTCGGTCGGCATCGCGAGGTCGTTCTCGCGCGCCATGGTCATGAAGTCGGTGAGCACGAGGCCGAGGTTGAGCGTCGCGCCGTTGTGGCGGGTGACGAAGGCCTGCGAGGCGGCCTCGAGCCGGGTCAGGTCCGGGTTGCTGGACCCCGTCCAGTCCAGCAGCACCGCCATCAGCCCGTCGGCATCCTCCTGCAGCATCGCGCCGATCAGCATCAGGAGCTGCGAGCGGCGGCGCTGCGACAGCCGCCCGACGATGCCGAAATCGATGAACGCGATCCGGTTGCCGGGCATCGCCAGCAGGTTGCCCGGATGGGGATCGGCGTGGAACAGGCCCTCGATCATCGCCATCTGCAGGAAGGCGTCGACGCCGCGCTGGGCCAGCACCTTGCGGTCGAGCCCGGCCTCCTCGAGGCGCTTGGTGTCCGTCGGCGGGATGCCGTGGATGAATTCCTGCACCAGGACCCGCTCGGAGGTGTATTCCCAGTAGACCTTCGGGAAGACGACGTCGTCGCGGTCGGGGAACAGGGCCGCCAGCATCTCGCAGTTGCGGCCCTCGTTGGCGAGGTCGAGCTCTTCGCGCAGGCCGTTGGCGATGTGGCGCATCTGCTCGGTCGGCCGGTAGCGGGCCATCTCGGGCCACTCGGTCTCGACGATGCGCGAAGCGTGCGACAGGAGCCGCAGGTCCGCCTCGATGACCTTCTGGAGCCCGGGGCGCCGGACCTTGACGATCACCTCCTCGCCGGTCTCGAGCCGGGCGCGGTAGACCTGGGCGATCGAGGCCGAGGCGATCGGGTTGGTGTCGAACTCCGAGAAGATCTCGGCGGGCGGCGCGCCGAGATCGGCCTCGAGCTGCGGCCGGATCACGTCCCAGGGCAGCGGCGCGACCTTGTCGTGCAGCTTGCCGAGTTCCTCCGTCCATTGCGGCGCCAGGAGATCGGCGCGGCTCGCCAGCACCTGCCCGAGCTTGATGAAGGTCGGCCCCAGGGCCTCGATCGCCCGGCGCAGGCGCTCGGGCTGCGACAGGCGCGCGAGGTCGACGGCCGGCGCGCTGCGCCAGGCGAGCCGCGGGATCGCCCGCAGGCCGAGGCGGTCGACGACCTTGTTGACCCCGAAGCCGATCAGGATGCCGGCGATTTCCTGGAGGCGCTGGCGGTCCCGCGCCGCGACGATGGCGGTTTTCAGCATCTGCGCGTCGAATCTGCTCGGCTGGCGTGGGTGGGGGCGCCGGCCGGGCCGGGCCGGTCGGGCAGGGCGGCGTGAGCGAGGGCGGCTCGTGCGAAGGCGGTTTGGGCGAAGGGCTCGCCCGCACCGACGATCGGGATCGGCGCACGCATCGGCATCCTGGTCCTCCC
The sequence above is drawn from the Methylobacterium terrae genome and encodes:
- a CDS encoding three component ABC system middle component; amino-acid sequence: MKPWNERPVEIRNLFNPAFCGLVLSRAITSFQESNDKGMPFSLSLLVLPLCLHRQTSDVLRAYNRSYFLKIIAEHPELQIGLARRCTDILPFTFEGFGLLMQSGVLAVNDSGHLRITQGVRKKLTGTEESIECQRAAAFLGKEFARIGDRSTIYATLGVRP
- a CDS encoding ABC-three component system protein is translated as MSTSPFSAAPQGLGYFFQYRYSLLKVLDLPDSGQLFIERNDDVEYVSADGSIASSSLKHKAEGDRLTDLSADFWKSVRIWLVLYADSGYGSGPDVRFILVTTASVPVNSFLALFLGHGQDDAVRAEKAAETLTLSKSDLITKIAVELDVLTEAQRRDFYGRITIVQETARIDQLPAMIEQRLRAVDRRNRQAVFERLEGWWVNVVTNHLVGGGRDPIRIADVSDKLSAINDAYKSDNLPIDFRGKKPETIDTASDPRTFVEQLRVLGLSEGRIRHAIVDYYRAFQQRSNWARESLLVSNEIEDYEDRIVEEWDRFREIACELLDEESAEELCQLAGRKLYEWAQTQTGYLRIRERVTELYVVRGTFHMLANVEPSPRVHWHPRFLQRLASMLEVTA
- a CDS encoding site-specific integrase, which encodes MPLPMARPWKHHNGVYYARKGVPAHLRPLVGKWTVMVSLGTKDPDEARRLHPEAIREIEEWLAALEAGPKALSEREAHELASPVCDDWVALHRDNPSRNPWRTDLFERLWRNRRAGLWGRPDLIHQVLHGEYADRGEDGMEVLCFEQADQLIEAKGLVVDKDGRRTLAKAVGASLQRASLTLERFALGDVGDEAPLVRPRFAASVPITKASPSKVEFDELVKGWAAERKPAEKTLYDWKRVIVQLAEFLGHRDAARVTSEDLIAWKNSLVASGLAAKTIRESRLAPVRAILRWGVDNRRLTENAAERITISVKQKPGQGKRGFKDAEAAQILQAAAAESDPVKRWVPLVCAYSGARLSEVCQLRVQDISEVDGIPVMHFDAEAGSLKNIGSERTVPLHSALIMAGFLDFVRRQKAGPLFPDLPPDKFGKRGGNGTKILGRWVRGLGLTDQRLAPNHSWRHRFKTLARNHGLAGDVTDAITGHAHRSVGDGYGEYDIQAMKREIEKIPNL
- a CDS encoding cupin domain-containing protein, yielding MPDEPHDHAHPHDHDPDAHDHSHDAPRWKHDGVRVITGDKLDPNTAQTPGMFRQAAINHARVGAQKIWAGTVAIEPDAKTGVHHHGALESVIYVVRGRARMRWGERLEFVAEAGPGDFIYVPPFVPHQEINASPDEALECVLVRSDNEAVVVNITDIEPVERPEAVYWVDPIHKHP
- a CDS encoding ABC1 kinase family protein; translation: MLKTAIVAARDRQRLQEIAGILIGFGVNKVVDRLGLRAIPRLAWRSAPAVDLARLSQPERLRRAIEALGPTFIKLGQVLASRADLLAPQWTEELGKLHDKVAPLPWDVIRPQLEADLGAPPAEIFSEFDTNPIASASIAQVYRARLETGEEVIVKVRRPGLQKVIEADLRLLSHASRIVETEWPEMARYRPTEQMRHIANGLREELDLANEGRNCEMLAALFPDRDDVVFPKVYWEYTSERVLVQEFIHGIPPTDTKRLEEAGLDRKVLAQRGVDAFLQMAMIEGLFHADPHPGNLLAMPGNRIAFIDFGIVGRLSQRRRSQLLMLIGAMLQEDADGLMAVLLDWTGSSNPDLTRLEAASQAFVTRHNGATLNLGLVLTDFMTMARENDLAMPTDLAILFKGLVTADGVMRQLDPAFDLFAAAGPTVSRHMRAQFSVKDLKGRFQGLATGLYGAASELPTLIHLMLVRLKQGRVTVEIELKGMDKLTRGIERAAARVAVGLVVAAFATQLAPRLMEHGTPAFATIGILVLTIGIGWILLLARNR